One window of Treponema denticola genomic DNA carries:
- a CDS encoding FAD-dependent oxidoreductase, which translates to MSKKDKPKKILYAVDYKPKRKSPFLLEFANHLNRTKPGSKRSITYDDPEYYVMENIVTDEMAKVGMFLKIRTPLSAQDISPLCGKTVEETEKILWDLAYVGCCITNTIDGVNKYWTEIWVPGIMEMINNNKELTEKHPEITIAFDAYGKKKGEIAPGILPMGVSPMRVIPIESAIESDTHHASYEEISHYLNQHTIFSVSDCSCRTVREKMGEGCGHLKEDMCIQMGHAAEYYIKTGRARQITREEAFEIIKRAEENGLMHDIPNLDGEGKTHAICNCCGCGCLAIRNAIMYRNTDFSRSNYISVIDEEKCVACGECVENCPSNALRLGQKICSSKPIPEEKTVKTPRDHRWGPEDWNPDYRTNRQVVVKTGTSPCKANCPAHIGVQGYIKLAAQGKYREALELIKLENPFPAVCGHVCPRYCEQGCSRLGLDEAVAVDDIKKFIAEQDLNSEHRYVPKKKRDYHDKKIAIIGGGPAGLSCAYYLAIDNYDVTVFEKEKSLGGMLKFGIPSFRLEKNVLDSEIDVLKELGVNFKTGVEVGKDVSLDELRAQGFKAFYLAIGAQKGRLLGIEGEDAAGVITGVDFLREENLNETKSLSGKVIVIGGGNVAVDVARMAVRAGGEEVSMFCLEKREEMPALPEEIHEAEEEGIKITNSWGPKRILVKDGKVSGVEFKKCVSVFDKDGRFSPSYDENDTMTVECSFVITSVGQAIDLGSILEGSACEINRNQTVKADPVTYQSAQKDIFVGGDVLTGPKFAIDAIAQGKEGAISIHRFVHPGQSLVMGRTRRDYKPLDRENLELAGFDRLPRQRAEAPSCEEGKKTFRDLRKTLTEEQVKAETERCLKCGAVKVDEYMCIGCGMCTTRCRFGAISLKRVYDAHPSTLEKLKGVVIRNIVKREGKILFNKIFKPSPKHK; encoded by the coding sequence ATGAGTAAAAAAGACAAGCCTAAAAAAATCTTGTATGCAGTCGATTATAAGCCGAAAAGAAAAAGTCCCTTTCTTTTGGAATTTGCCAACCATCTAAACCGGACAAAACCCGGATCCAAAAGGTCAATTACCTACGATGACCCCGAATACTATGTTATGGAAAACATCGTTACCGACGAAATGGCAAAGGTCGGTATGTTTTTAAAAATCAGAACACCTCTAAGTGCTCAAGATATATCTCCCCTATGCGGAAAAACCGTGGAGGAAACCGAGAAGATTCTTTGGGATTTGGCCTATGTAGGCTGCTGTATTACCAATACCATTGACGGAGTAAATAAGTACTGGACCGAAATATGGGTTCCCGGCATTATGGAAATGATAAACAACAACAAGGAGCTTACCGAAAAGCATCCCGAAATAACCATAGCCTTCGATGCCTACGGAAAAAAGAAAGGAGAAATAGCTCCCGGTATCCTGCCCATGGGTGTTTCCCCGATGAGGGTTATTCCCATCGAAAGTGCAATCGAAAGCGATACCCATCATGCAAGCTATGAAGAAATTTCTCATTACCTAAATCAGCACACGATTTTCAGCGTTTCGGATTGTTCTTGCCGAACGGTACGCGAAAAGATGGGAGAAGGCTGCGGCCATCTAAAAGAAGATATGTGTATCCAGATGGGACATGCCGCCGAGTATTATATAAAGACCGGAAGAGCGAGGCAGATTACGCGTGAAGAAGCCTTTGAAATTATAAAAAGAGCTGAAGAAAACGGGCTCATGCACGATATTCCTAACCTTGACGGAGAAGGTAAAACTCATGCCATCTGTAACTGCTGCGGATGCGGCTGTCTTGCTATCCGAAATGCAATTATGTACAGAAACACGGATTTTTCCCGCTCAAATTATATCTCCGTAATTGACGAAGAAAAATGTGTAGCCTGCGGCGAATGTGTAGAAAACTGCCCTTCAAATGCCCTAAGACTGGGACAAAAAATCTGCTCTTCAAAACCGATCCCCGAAGAAAAAACCGTAAAAACTCCCAGAGACCACCGATGGGGGCCTGAAGACTGGAATCCCGATTACCGCACAAACAGACAGGTTGTAGTAAAGACAGGAACCAGCCCCTGTAAGGCAAACTGCCCTGCCCATATAGGAGTTCAAGGTTATATCAAACTTGCAGCTCAGGGAAAATACAGAGAAGCCTTGGAGCTTATAAAACTTGAGAACCCCTTTCCGGCAGTCTGCGGTCATGTATGTCCCCGTTATTGCGAACAAGGTTGCTCAAGGCTGGGGCTTGATGAAGCCGTTGCCGTTGACGATATAAAAAAATTTATAGCAGAGCAGGATCTTAATTCCGAGCACCGCTATGTGCCTAAAAAGAAAAGAGATTATCACGATAAAAAAATCGCCATTATAGGAGGAGGCCCCGCAGGTCTTTCCTGTGCCTATTATCTTGCAATAGATAATTACGATGTAACCGTCTTCGAAAAAGAAAAATCCTTGGGCGGAATGTTAAAATTCGGTATTCCTTCATTTAGGCTCGAAAAAAATGTTCTTGATTCCGAAATAGATGTTTTAAAAGAACTGGGCGTAAACTTTAAAACCGGAGTCGAGGTAGGAAAAGATGTAAGCTTAGATGAACTTAGAGCTCAGGGCTTTAAGGCCTTTTACCTTGCAATCGGTGCTCAAAAGGGAAGGCTTTTGGGCATTGAAGGCGAAGATGCGGCAGGCGTAATTACCGGTGTGGACTTTTTAAGGGAAGAAAACTTAAACGAAACCAAAAGCCTTTCAGGCAAGGTAATCGTTATCGGGGGCGGAAATGTCGCCGTTGATGTAGCTCGAATGGCAGTCCGTGCAGGCGGCGAAGAAGTTTCCATGTTCTGTCTCGAAAAAAGAGAAGAAATGCCGGCCCTTCCGGAAGAAATCCATGAAGCCGAAGAAGAAGGTATAAAAATTACAAACTCATGGGGGCCAAAACGCATTCTTGTTAAGGACGGAAAAGTGAGCGGAGTTGAATTTAAAAAATGCGTTTCCGTTTTTGATAAGGATGGAAGGTTCAGCCCAAGCTATGACGAAAACGATACTATGACTGTAGAATGTAGTTTCGTTATAACCTCTGTAGGTCAGGCCATCGATTTAGGTTCTATCTTAGAAGGTTCCGCTTGCGAGATAAACAGAAATCAAACCGTAAAGGCTGACCCCGTTACCTACCAAAGTGCTCAAAAAGATATCTTCGTAGGAGGCGATGTATTGACAGGCCCTAAATTTGCCATAGATGCCATCGCCCAAGGAAAAGAAGGGGCTATCTCGATTCACCGCTTTGTACATCCGGGTCAAAGTCTGGTTATGGGCCGAACAAGGCGGGATTATAAACCCCTTGACCGTGAAAATTTGGAACTTGCAGGCTTTGACAGGCTGCCTCGCCAAAGAGCGGAAGCCCCTTCCTGCGAAGAAGGAAAAAAGACATTTAGGGATTTACGCAAAACATTAACCGAAGAACAGGTAAAGGCTGAAACCGAACGCTGCTTAAAATGCGGAGCCGTAAAGGTTGACGAATACATGTGCATAGGCTGCGGAATGTGTACGACTCGCTGCCGTTTCGGGGCTATCAGCTTAAAGCGTGTTTATGATGCGCACCCAAGCACCCTCGAAAAGCTTAAGGGTGTTGTTATAAGAAACATAGTAAAGAGGGAAGGTAAGATTTTGTTTAACAAGATTTTTAAGCCCTCTCCCAAGCACAAATAG
- a CDS encoding IS3 family transposase has protein sequence MWSIVKMCSTLKVSETGFYKWKRNRNKIKSWQLLLVEIHKILSEDPENDNYGIERIRLALEQRGIKVSRSTVIRAMRKGNLLHKSRRSPDGLTKADRKAQRPENLLKGDFSSDAPNKKWLTDITQVPCKDGKLYIAPIMDCFAGEIITVAMDDNMKKELCIRALKEAYELRKPDDGLIHHSDAGSQYTSEAYKSELARRHAIQSMSGVGKCYDNARMESFFATLKKEKLYRIDTTKLKREEVKKIVWRFIVYYNRRRITTMNLQGYPPMIYRELFEAGLLKPAA, from the coding sequence ATGTGGTCAATTGTGAAGATGTGCAGTACCCTAAAGGTGAGCGAGACGGGCTTTTACAAGTGGAAACGGAACCGTAACAAAATAAAAAGCTGGCAACTTCTTCTGGTCGAAATACACAAGATTCTTTCAGAGGATCCTGAAAACGATAACTACGGGATAGAAAGGATACGATTGGCACTTGAGCAGCGAGGTATAAAAGTTTCTCGCTCGACTGTAATAAGAGCGATGAGGAAGGGAAACCTGCTGCATAAGAGCAGAAGAAGTCCCGATGGGCTTACCAAAGCCGACAGAAAGGCGCAACGGCCTGAAAATCTTCTGAAAGGAGACTTTAGTTCAGATGCGCCTAACAAGAAATGGCTGACCGACATAACGCAGGTTCCGTGCAAAGACGGAAAACTGTATATTGCACCGATAATGGACTGCTTTGCAGGAGAGATAATCACAGTTGCAATGGACGATAACATGAAAAAAGAGCTTTGTATAAGAGCTCTAAAGGAGGCATACGAATTAAGAAAGCCGGATGATGGGCTCATACATCACAGTGACGCAGGCTCTCAATACACGAGCGAGGCATATAAAAGCGAATTGGCTCGCCGTCATGCAATTCAAAGCATGAGCGGTGTGGGAAAGTGTTATGATAATGCGAGGATGGAATCCTTTTTTGCGACGCTGAAGAAGGAGAAACTATACCGCATAGATACAACAAAATTAAAAAGGGAAGAAGTAAAGAAAATCGTCTGGAGGTTTATTGTCTACTACAACCGACGAAGGATTACCACAATGAATCTGCAAGGTTATCCTCCTATGATTTATCGGGAACTGTTTGAAGCCGGCTTATTAAAACCGGCAGCTTAA
- a CDS encoding Rpn family recombination-promoting nuclease/putative transposase, with protein MSTSNRKYKDSVFVDLFSEDEKAKENFLSLYNALHGTKLTAIEHLKNIRLDQVLYMTFYNDVSYLVDNKIIVLAEHQSTINPNMPLRCLEYVSRLYETLFESKEKYSRKLLNIPTPEFYVFYNGEEAYPSDKTLKLSEAFIERGTETNLELTVKVININRQNRHPVLENCRTMQEYSIFVETVRKWKEIDSQNGFEKAVEECIENNILREYLKRKTKEVLNMLLAEYDYETDIAVQRAEEHEIAFAEGIEQGIEQGFADGSYQTKLETAKVLKQLGDSVKKIMQATGLSQEEVEAIN; from the coding sequence ATGAGTACTTCAAACAGAAAATACAAAGACTCTGTCTTCGTCGATCTTTTCAGTGAAGATGAAAAAGCAAAAGAGAATTTCTTATCGCTCTATAATGCTTTGCACGGCACCAAACTTACGGCTATAGAGCATTTGAAAAATATCCGCCTCGATCAAGTTTTGTACATGACATTCTATAACGACGTTTCTTATCTTGTAGATAACAAAATAATAGTTCTTGCAGAACACCAATCGACGATAAATCCTAATATGCCTCTCCGCTGTCTTGAGTATGTCAGCCGCTTGTATGAAACCCTCTTTGAATCAAAAGAAAAGTACAGCCGCAAACTCTTAAATATACCGACTCCTGAATTCTACGTATTTTACAACGGAGAGGAAGCCTATCCTTCCGATAAGACTCTGAAACTTTCGGAGGCCTTTATAGAAAGAGGAACGGAAACTAATCTTGAGTTGACCGTTAAAGTAATAAACATAAACCGGCAAAACCGTCATCCGGTATTGGAAAATTGCCGGACAATGCAGGAATACAGTATATTTGTGGAAACGGTGCGCAAGTGGAAAGAGATAGATAGTCAAAACGGTTTTGAAAAAGCCGTTGAAGAATGTATAGAAAATAATATTTTGCGTGAATATCTAAAACGCAAGACTAAGGAGGTATTGAATATGTTACTGGCAGAATATGATTATGAAACAGATATTGCAGTACAGCGAGCCGAAGAACATGAAATCGCCTTTGCCGAAGGAATTGAACAGGGGATTGAGCAAGGCTTTGCCGACGGTTCATATCAAACAAAACTTGAAACGGCAAAGGTACTAAAACAACTTGGTGATTCCGTAAAAAAGATAATGCAAGCGACAGGCCTCAGCCAAGAAGAAGTGGAAGCGATTAATTAA
- a CDS encoding transposase — translation MVKYSKEFKEQALLLSEEIGVKKAAEQLGISYHTIADWRKVRSRKAKEERIASDKSPLNERELEMQREIQELKKANEILKDALGFFVVDRKK, via the coding sequence ATGGTCAAGTACAGTAAAGAATTTAAAGAACAGGCACTGCTATTGTCGGAAGAGATAGGAGTGAAAAAGGCAGCCGAGCAGCTGGGAATCAGTTATCACACGATTGCAGACTGGAGAAAAGTGAGAAGCCGAAAGGCGAAGGAAGAAAGAATCGCATCGGACAAAAGTCCGTTGAACGAGCGGGAACTTGAGATGCAGCGGGAAATACAGGAGCTGAAAAAAGCGAATGAAATCCTCAAGGACGCTCTCGGTTTTTTCGTCGTAGACCGGAAGAAGTAA
- a CDS encoding InlB B-repeat-containing protein, with product MLVEEEKGNTVPEKPQEPENPAVPVPKHTVSFSVEGAGGTLKARADGIAETDVSPITVEQGKTVTFTAEPAAGYVVKEWKVDGAVVTDNTSNTYTHTVTAAVNIKVSFETLPPGKVELTLSPDKLDIKVRVRTADGTPVTVEGCEETTLASSNSTYTELHAQGIVVILKGKITELIRYHKSADLKTRKIKEGKIWSSTVKNLKNRHCYCRKR from the coding sequence ATGCTGGTTGAAGAGGAAAAGGGGAACACCGTACCCGAAAAGCCTCAGGAACCGGAAAATCCTGCTGTTCCTGTTCCCAAGCACACCGTAAGCTTTAGCGTAGAAGGCGCCGGCGGCACACTCAAAGCAAGGGCGGACGGCATAGCGGAAACGGATGTAAGCCCCATAACCGTCGAACAGGGCAAAACCGTAACCTTTACGGCCGAACCTGCTGCAGGCTATGTAGTAAAAGAGTGGAAAGTAGACGGCGCCGTTGTTACAGACAACACGTCAAACACCTATACCCACACCGTAACGGCAGCGGTCAACATAAAGGTGAGCTTTGAAACCCTTCCGCCCGGAAAAGTCGAACTTACCTTAAGCCCCGATAAGCTCGACATCAAAGTTAGGGTAAGAACCGCTGACGGTACCCCCGTTACAGTTGAAGGCTGCGAAGAAACAACGCTTGCAAGCAGCAACAGCACGTACACAGAGCTGCACGCACAAGGTATTGTCGTTATCCTTAAAGGCAAAATCACCGAACTGATCCGTTATCATAAAAGTGCAGACCTAAAAACCCGAAAAATAAAGGAAGGGAAAATATGGTCAAGTACAGTAAAGAATTTAAAGAACAGGCACTGCTATTGTCGGAAGAGATAG